The genomic DNA CTCGAGGCGCCGCTGCCGTCGAGGTCGAGGCTGACGCGGATGCTCGACTCGCTGGTCGCGCGCTCGAGGCTCGCCCGTCGAGCCGGCCGGCCGGTGCTGCCGGGGGTCGCGGTGTGGGGCTGGGTCACGGCATCCTCGCGCTCACGTCGTCGTCGGCCAGGACCTCGTCGAGGGCCTGGGTGAAGGCGGTCATCTCCTCGGGCGTGCCCGCGGAGACCCGTAGCCAGCCGGCGGGCCCGACCTCGCGGATCAGCACGCCCCGGTCGAGCAGGCCCTGCCACACCGCGTGGCGGTCGGCGAAGCGGCCGAACAGGACGAAGTTCGCGTCGGAGTCGGCGACCTCGAGCCCGCGGCCGGCGAGCCAGGCGGCGACCTCGTCGCGGGCGACCCGGAGCCGGTCGACGGCGGCGAGCATCTCTGTCGCGTTGGCCAGGGCGACCCGGGCGACGGCCTGGGTGACGGCGGAGAGGTGGTACGGCAGCCGGACGACGCGCAGCGCGTCGACGAAGGCCGGGTCGGCGGCCAGGTAGCCGAGCCGGCCGCCGGCGAAGGCGAACGCCTTCGACATCGTGCGGCTCACCGCGAGGCGGGAACGCCCGGGCAGCAGCTCGAGCGCGCTCGGCGTGCCCGTGCGGGCGAACTCGTGGTAGGCCTCGTCGACCACGACGACCCCCGGGCTCGCGTCGACCAGCGCCACGACGACCTCGAGCGGCAGGGCCGTCCCGGTCGGGTTGTTGGGGCTGGTCACGAGGACCACGTCGGGCCGGGTCTGCTCGATGGCCGCGAGCGCCGCGTCGACGTCGATCGTGAAGTCGTGCTCGCGCGGGAAGGTCACGAAGCCCGAGTGGGTGTCGCGGGCGTACTCGGGGTACATCGAGTAGGTCGGCGCGAAGCTCAGCACGGTGCGTCCCGGTCCGGCGAAGGCCTGCAGCACGTGCAGCATCACCTCGTTGCTGCCGTTCGCCGCCCACACGTGGTCGGCGGTCAGCCCGTGGCCGAGGTAGGCCGCGAGGTCGCCGCGCAGGGCGACGGCGTCGCGCTCGGGGTAGCGGTTCAGGTCGCGCGCCACCTCGGTCACCGCGGCGGCGATCTGGGCGATGACCGCCTCGCTCGGGCCGTACGGGTTCTCGTTGACGTTGAGCCGCACGGCGACGTCGAGCTGGGGCGCGCCGTACGGCTGCTCCCCCACCAGCTCGGGCCGCAGGGGGAGCTCGGCGAGGCCCGTCACCGGTCGGACCGGACCGTCTGGAAGCGCGCGGAGACCGCGGCCCCGTGGCCGGGCAGGTCCTCCGCCTCGGCGAAGACCTCGACGTGGCGGGCCACCGCCTCCAGCGCGTCGCGGTCGTAGGTCACGACGTGCATCGCCTTGAGGAACGACTTCACGTTGAGCCCCGAGGAGTGGCAGGCGCAGCCGCCGGTGGGCAGCACGTGGGTGCTGCCGGCGGAGTAGTCGCCGAGCGAGACCGGCGAGAACGACCCGACGAAGATCGCGCCGGCGTTGTGCACCCGCGCGGCCACGGCCGGCGCGTCGGCGGTCTGGATCTCGAGGTGCTCGGCGGCGTAGCCGTTGACGACCAGCAGGCCCTGCTCGAGGTCGTCGACGAGCACGACGGCGGACTGCCGCCCGCCCATGGAGGTGCGGACGCGCTCGGAGTGCTTGGCCGCCGCGACGAGGTCGGGCAGCACCGCCTGCACGCGCTCGGCGAGCGCCGTCGAGGCGGTGACGAGCACGGAGGCGGCCAGCGGGTCGTGCTCGGCCTGGGACAGCAGGTCGGCGGCGACCAGGTCGGCGTCGGCGGTCTCGTCGGCCAGCACGACGATCTCGGTCGGACCCGCCTCGGAGTCGATGCTCACGCGCCCGCGCAGCAGCCGCTTGGCCGCGACGACGTAGATGTTGCCCGGTCCGGTGACCATGTCGACCGGTTCGCACAGCCCGGGCACCCCGTACGCGAACATCGCCACGGCCTGCGCGCCGCCGACGGCGTACACCTCCTCGACGCCGAGCAGCCGGCAGACCGCGAGGATCGAGGGGTGCGGCAGGCCGCCGAACTCGCGCTGCGGCGGCGAGGTCACCGCGATCGACGTGCAGCCCGCGACCTGGGCCGGGACCACGTTCATGATCACGCTGGAGGCGAGCGGCGCCAGGCCGCCGGGCACGTAGAGGCCCACGCGCTCGACGGGCACCATCCGCTGCGTGACCCGCGCCCCGGGCGCGACGTCCACGTCGACGGCGAGCGGGCCGAGCTCGGCCTCGCAGACCTCGCGGCGCCGGGCGATCGACACCTCGAACGCCGCGCGCAGCTCGGGGTCGAGCCGCTCCACGGCCTCGTCGAGGGCCGCCGCGGGCACCCGGAACGACGCGGGGACCACCCGGTCGAAGCGCTCGGACAGCTCGCGCAGCGCCTCTTCGCCCCGGGCCGCGACGTCGTCGCAGACGGGCTTGACGACGGCCAGCGCCGCCTCGACGTCCACCGCCGCGCGCGGCACGACGGTCCGGGGGTCGAGGTCGGTCCGGCCCCGCAGGTCGATGGTCGCCAGCACGGGGCAATCCTAGGTGAGCAGGACGGTCCGCCCCCTCGCGTTCTGCGTAGGGTCCCCCGCGTGCCCACCGCGCCGCGCGACACCGCCCGAGCCGCGATCTGGCGCGCCTCGGCCGGCATCGGGGTGTACGCGGGCGCCTTCGGCCTGACCTTCGGCGCGGTGGCCGTCGCCTCGGGCCTGACCCGCGGCCAGGCGCAGGCGCTCAGCGCGGTGCTCTTCTCCGGGGCGTCGCAGTTCGCGCTGGCCGGGGTGGTCGGCGCGGGCGGCTCGGCCTGGGCCGCGCTCGGCCCCGTGCTGCTGCTCGCCCTGCGCAACGGGTTCTACGGCGTCACCCTCGCGCCGGTCCTCGACAGCCACGGAGCCCGGCGGCTGCTCACCGCCCACCTGGTCATCGACGAGACGACGGCCATGGCCACCGCCCAGACCACCCGGCCCGAGCAGCGCCTCGCCTTCTTCTCGACCGGCGTGGTGCTCTTCGCCTGCTGGAACGCGGGCACCTTCGTCGGGGCGCTGGTCGGCTCGGCCGTCGACACCGACGTCCTCGGGCTCGACGCGGCGGGCCCGGCGGTCTTCCTCGCCCTGGTCTGGCCCGCGCTGCGCCGCTCGGTGCGCGCCCGCTGGGTCGCCCTGGCCGGGGCCGCGATCGCGCTGGCCCTCGTCCCGGTCGCGCCCGGCGGCATCCCGGTCCTCGCCGCCGCGACCGCGGCGGTCGTGGGCGGGCTGCTGCCGCAGCAGCAGGAGGCCGCATGAACCTCTGGGTCCCCGTCCTCGTGGCCTGCGTCGGCTCCTACCTGATCAAGCTCGCGGGGCTCTCGCTGCCGGAGTCCGTCCTCGCCGACCGTCGCGTGCAGCGCGTCACGACCCTGCTGCCCGTGGCCATGCTGGCCGCCCTCGTCGCCGTGCAGCTCGTGGAGTCGGGCGACGGCCCCGGCCCGTACGCGCTGGACTGGCGGGTGCTCGCCGGGGTGGCCGCCGGGGCCGCGGCGCTGGTGCTGCGCCGCGGCTTCCTGGTCGTCTTCGTCGTCGCGGTCGCCGTGACCGCCCTGCTGCGCCTGCTGGTGCCGGTCTAGGCCGTGTCTCTCAGTTCCGGCAGGTGGTGGCGGGGCCTCCGCGCCCGGTCCGGCAAGCCGGAGGAGCGAGAGCGCAGCGGGCTGCGCCGAGCGAGGCCGGCGCCGCCGGTCGGGATGCGGGGCCGCGCCAGCACCCGTCGGAATTGAGAGACACGGCCTAGCCTCGGCCCAAGCGGTCGACCGACGCGTGCATGACCGGCGCGAGCGTGTGCAGCAGGCTCTCGTAGTCGTCGTAGGTCTGCCGGTAGACCTCGTGCCGGCCCGGGTGGGGGGTCAGCGTCCGCGTGCGGGGCGCGAACCGTGCGGCCCCCTCGTCCAGGCTGCCCACGAGCCCGGCGCCGGTCGCGGCGATGACGGCGCAGGCCCGCAGCGTGAGGTTGTCGCCGGCCACGATCTCCGCCTCGCGGCCCAGGACGTCGACGGTCACCTGCTGCCACAGCGGGTTGTGCTCGATCCCGCCGGACAGCACCAGCCGGTCGCACACCACCCCGGCGCGCACGAAGGACTCGACGACGGCCCGGGTCCCGCAGGCCACGGCCTCGACGCTCGCCCGGTAGAGCTCCTCACGCGTGGTGCCCAGGGTCAGCCCCACGACGGCGCCCCGCAGGCGCGGGTCGCGGTGCGGCGTCCGGTTGCCCATGAAGGTGTCGAGCGCGCGCAGCCCGTGCGCGCCCGGCTCGACCGCCGCCGCACCACGGACGAGGGCGGGCAGCTCGGCCCGGCTGACGCCCATGATCGACTCCGCCGCCCAGGTGAGCACCGAGCCGCTGCTGACCTGGCCGCCCTCGACGAGCCAGCGGTCGGTCCGCAGCGCGTGCGGGTAGGGCCCCCAGACCTCGGGGCTCAGCACCGGCTCGCCGGCCGGCGCCAGCTCGGCGATGATCGCCGAGCTCGTCCCGGACACGACCGAGACCAGGCCCTCGGACCCGCCGCCGCAGGCCAGCAGGGAGACGTGCGCGTCGATCCCGCCGACCGCGACCGACGCGCCCGGCGCGATGCCGAGGGCCTCCGCGGCCTCCGTGGTCAGCGGCCCGGCGAGACCGCCGACCTCGACGACCTCGTCGGGCAGCCGGTCGCGCAGGTCGGGCACCCCGAGCGCGGCGTACAGCTCGTGCGGGAAGCGGCCGGCGAGCGGGTCGTAGTTGTACTTGCAGACCGCGTTCATCTGCGAGCCGACCCAGCGCCCGGTCAGCCGGAACGTCAGGTAGTCGATCGCCTCGACCACGCGCGCCGCGCGGGCGTACACCTCGGGCTCGTGCTCGGCCACCCAGACCGCCTTGGGCAGCAGCCACTCGGCCGCGTCGGACCCGCCCGACCAGGCCAGCACGGGGTGCTCCTCGGCGAGGCGCGCCGTGGCGGCCGACTGGGCCCAGGCCCGCGAGTCCATCCACAGGATGGCCGGGCGCAGCGGACGACCGGCCTCGTCGAGCACCGCGACGGTCGACGCGGTCGTGGCGCAGGCCAGCGCGACCACCGGCCCGGCGGCGGCAGCCCGCGGCTCGGCGAGCAGCGTCCGGGTCGCGTCGACGACGGCGTCCCACCACTCCTCGGGGTCCTGCTCGGCCCAGCCGGGCCGCGGGTAGGTGGTGCGGTAGCCGCGGTGCACCGAACCCAGCGGGTCGCCGTCGACGGTGAAGGCCCCGACCCGGGCACCCTCGGTGCCCAGGTCGATGGCCAGCAGGATGCCTCCGCCGATCACCGGGCGGACGGGACGAACAGCACCTTGGAGGTGAACTCCGACCGGTCGCCGAGGGTCTGCATCATCTGCGGCAGCGCCGACAGCGGCAGCTCGTGGGTGATCATGAACTCCCAGCGCAGGTCCCCGCTGGCCATCTTGGCCGCGGCGGTGCGCCACTCGTCGCCCGGGAAGGGCGCGGAGAACGAGTTCCACGCGCCGTGCAGCGTCACCTCGAGGCGCATGAAGCGGTTCCAGGTGTCCTTGGCCAGCTCGACCGGCGCGTGCGGGATGCCGACGAAGACGGCGTGGCCCTTCGGCCCGACGAGGCTCGCGGCGAGGTCGGCGGTGGTCGGTGCGCCGGCCGACTCCAGCACGACGTCGAAGCCGGCCCCGGCGAGCTCGCGGGCCTGGTCCGCGGTCTGCACCGCGGCGGTCGCGCCGGCCTCGCGGGCCATCGCCGCCTTCTCCTCGCTGAGGTCGAGGCTGACGACCTCCGAGGCGCCGGCGAGCCGCGCCCACTGCACGGCGAAGAGCCCGATCGGGCCGGCGCCGACGACCAGCACCCGCTGGCCGGTGCGCAGGCCGGTCTTCCAGATCGCGTGCAGCGCGATGGCGGCCGGGTCGAGCATGGCGGCGGCGCGCGGGTCGAGGCCCTCGGGCATCGGCAGCAGGTTGCCGACCGGGGAGACGACGTACTCGGCGTACGCGCCGTCGCTGCGGCTGCCGAAGTAGTCGTAGGTCTCGCAGAGGCCGAAGTCGCCCTGCACGCAGTGCGCGCAGACGCGGCACGGGATCAGCGGCGGCACCGAGACGAGGTCGCCGACCGCGGTGCCCGGACCCGGCTCGACGCCCGGCCCGTGGGCCACCACGTGGCCGGAGAACTCGTGCCCGCAGATGATCGGCATGACGTAGCCGCCGTTGCGCAGCATCCGCGGGATGTCGGAGCCGCAGACCCCGCAGGCCGCGACGCGCAGCAGCACCTGACCGGGCCCCGGCGTCGGGACATCGACCTCCTCGACCCGGATGTCGCCCGGCGCGTGGAGCACGGCGGCGGTCATGCGGTCCGAGAGCGCGGTCGAGGTGGGAGCGGCGGTGGTCGCGGTCATGGTCCACGACCCTACGCAAGGGGTGCGACAGGATGGCGGGGTGGCGAAGAAGCAGGCCGGCGGGACCCCGGCGACCGAGGCGCTGACGCGGGCCGGGGTGGCACACACGCTGCACCCCTACGAGCACCACGACGGCGAGCGGCACTTCGGCGACGAGGCGACGGCGGCGCTCGGGCTCGACCCGGCGCGGGTGTTCAAGACCCTGGTCGCGGACGTGGCCGACACCGCCGACGGACGCTCGCAGCTGGTGGTCGCGGTGGTGCCGGTCGCGCGCCAGCTCGATCTCAAGGCGCTGGCCGCCGCGGTCGGGGCCAAGCGCGCGGTGATGGCCGACCCGGCCGCCGCGCAGCGCTCCAGCGGCTACGTGCTCGGCGGGATCTCCCCGCTCGGGCAGCGGACGCCGCTGCCCACGGTGGTCGACGCGTCCGCGCAGGACTTCGGGACCATCCACGTCTCGGGGGGCCGTCGCGGCCTTCAGGTCGAGCTCGCGCCCGCCGACCTGGTCGCCGTCACGCGGGCGACGGTGGCGCCGGTGAGCCGCTGACGGGCTCCTCGGGGCGTCGACCTCGGGGTCGCGGCCCAGCGAGGCGGCGAGCAGCACGGGGACGACGGCGAAGAGCGGCCAGACGGCCAGGGCGACCCGGGCGCGGACCGTGAGCTCGACGGGGACCTGGTCGCCGGGACGGGCGGCGGCCAGCCGGACGTCGAAGGCCCCGGGCCCCAGCTCGTAGCCCACCCACCAGCACACCAGCCCGGCCGCGGCGCCGACGACGACGGCGACGAGCACGACGGGCCACCCCGCGCGTCCGAACCAGCGCCAGGCGAGCAGACCCAGGACGAGCCCGACCACGACCCCGCAGACGACGAACCACGCGTCGGCCGCGATGTAGCCGGCCAGGCCGCGCTCGGAGGTCACCGCCCCGCCGCCGTTGACGACGCGGAAGGTCGGGAGGTCGGTCACCGCCCACCAGACCACGCCCGCCGCCGCACCGAGGCCGAGGGCCAGGGCGAGGAAGGCGCCGAAGCGGCGCGCGTCCGGGCTGGTCACGGGGGCGTCACGAGGCCAGGCAGGAGGGGCCGAGCAGGGCCTTGAGGTCGGCCATCAGCGGTCCGGAGGGGCTGACGCTGAGGTGGGAGTCGAGCCGCATCAGCGTCGATCGCCCCGAGCTCTGCAGCCGCAGCCGCACCTCCGTCGTGCCGGGGTAGGCCGACAGCACCGTCTTGAGCTGGGCGACGACCGGCGGGGTGCAGCGCACCGCGGGCAGCGAGATGACGACCGGGCCGGTCGGCGCCTCGCTGACGTCGGGCAGCGTGAGCTCGGAGGCGTTGAGCGACACGGAGTCGTCGTCGGACTTGATCCGGCCCTTGACCCGGACGACGACGTCGCTGGCCAGCACCGTCGACACCAGGTCGTACGCCTTGGGGAACAGCAGCACCTCGATCGAGGCCTCGAGGTCCTCGACGGTCAGCACCGCCCACAGGTCGCCCCGCTTGGTCGTCTTGCGGTTGACGTTGGTGATCATCCCGGCGATCGTCACCTGGCCCTCGCGGGGGCCGTCGTCGGAGAGCAGCTCGCCGATGCTGATGTCGCGCTCGGTGGAGAGGATGTGCTCCAGCCCGAAGAGCGGGTGGTCGCTGACGTAGAGCCCGAGCATCTCCCGCTCGAAGGCGAGCTTGGTCCGCTTGTCCCACTCCGGCAGGTCGGGCACGACGCCGGTGATGTGCGAGGAACCGGCCTCGTCGTCGTCGGGGTCGAAGCCGAAGTCGAAGGCGTCCTGGCCGCGCGCGGAGTTGCGCTTGAGGTCGAGCACGCCGTCGACCGCCGACTCGTAGATGCTCATCAGCGCGCGGCGGGTGTGGCCCATCGAGTCGAAGGCGCCGGCCTTGACCAGCGACTCGATGAGCCGCTTGTTGCACACGACGAGGTCGGCGACGTCGAGGAAGGAGTAGAAGTCGGGCGCCTTGCCCTGCTCGAGGCGGGCGACGACGATCTTGTCGACCGCGTTCGCGCCGACGTTGCGCACGGCGGTGAGGCCGAAGCGGATGTCGGTCCCGACCGGGGTGAAGTTCGCCTCCGACTCGTTGACGTCGGGCGGCAGCACCTGGATGCCCATCCGCCGGCACTCGCCGAGGTAGATGGCCATCTTGTCCTTGTCGTCGCCGACCGAGGTCAGCAGCGCGGCCATGAACTCGGCCCGGAAGTTGGCCTTGAGGTAGGCGGTCCAGTAGGAGACGAGCCCGTACGCCGCCGTGTGCGCCTTGTTGAACGCGTAGTCGGAGAAGGGGACCAGCACGTCCCACAGCGCCTTGATGGCCGCGTCGGAGTAGCCGTTGGCCTTCATCCCGGCCGAGAACGGCTTGAACTCCGCGTCGAGGATCTCCTTCTTCTTCTTGCCCATCGCCCGGCGCAGCAGGTCGGCCTGGCCCAGGGTGTAGCCGGCGACCTTCTGCGCGGTCGCCATCACCTGCTCCTGGTAGACGATCAGGCCGTGCGTCGTGCCGAGGATCTCCTTCAGGGGCTCCTCGAGCTCAGGGTGGATCGGCGTGATGTCCTGGCGCCCGTTCTTGCGCAGGGCGTAGTTCGTGTGGCTGTCCACACCCATCGGGCCGGGACGGTAGAGCGCGAGGACCGCGGAGATGTCCTCGAAGTTGTCCGGGCGCATCAGGCGCAGCAGCGAGCGCATCGGCCCGCCGTCGAGCTGGAAGACCCCGAGCGTGTCGCCGTGGCCCAGCAGCGCGTACGTGGCCGGGTCGTCGAGCGCGAGGTCCTCCAGCACCAGGTCGACGCCGCGGTTGAGCTTGATGTTCTTGACGGCGTCGTCGAGCACGGTGAGGTTCCGCAGCCCGAGGAAGTCCATCTTGATCAGACCCAGCGACTCGCAGGTCGGGTAGTCGAACTGGGTGATGATCGCGCCGTCCTGCTCGCGGCGCATGATCGGGATGATGTCGATGAGCGGTTCGCTGCTCATGATCACGCCGGCCGCGTGCACGCCCCACTGGCGCTTGAGGCCCTCGAGGTCGCGGGCGGTGTCGACGACCTTCTGCACGTCGGCGTCGGACTCGTAGATCGAGCGGAACTCCCCGCCCTCGCCGTAGCGGGGGTGCTCCTTGTCGAAGAGCTTGCCCAGCGGCACGTCCTTGCCCATGACGGGCGGGGGCATCGCCTTGGTCAGCCGCTCCCCCATCCCGAAGGGGTAGCCGAGCACGCGGGAGGCGTCCTTGACGGCCTGCTTGGCCTTGATCGTGCCGTAGGTGACGATCTGGCTGACGCGGTCCTCGCCGTACTTCTGCGTGACGTAGCGGATCACCTCGCCGCGGCGGCGCTCGTCGAAGTCGATGTCGAAGTCGGGCATCGAGACGCGGTCGGGGTTGAGGAAGCGCTCGAAGATCAGGCCGTGCTGCAGCGGGTCGAGGTCGGTGATCCGCATCGCGTACGCCGCCATCGAGCCGGCGCCCGACCCACGGCCCGGGCCGACCCGGATCCCGTTCTCCTTGGCCCAGTTGATGAAGTCGGCGACGACGAGGAAGTAGCCGGCGAAGCCCATCTGGGTGATGACGCCGGTCTCGAACTCGGCCTGGCGGCGCACGTCGTCGGGGATGCCGCCGGGGTAGCGGCGGCGCAGACCGGTCTCGACCTCCTTGACGAACCAGGAGGTCTCGTCCTCCCCCGGCGGGCAGGGGAAGCGCGGCATGTAGGTGCCGGTCCCCTCGGCGAAGGAGATGTCGCACCGCTCGGCGATCGCGAGGGTGTTGTCGCAGGCCTCGGGCAGCTCGGCGAAGAGCCGGCGCATCTCGGCCGGCGACTTGAGGTAGTAGCCGTCGCCGTCGAACTTGAAGCGGTTGGCGTCGGCCATCGTCGAGCCGGACTGCACGCAGAGCAGCACCTCGTGCGCGGCGGCCTCGGCCCGCGTCGCGTAGTGCAGGTCGTTGGTGGCGACGAGCGGGAGCTTGAGGTCACGAGAGAGCCGCAGCAGGTCCTGGCGCACGCGGTTCTCGATCGAGAGCCCGTGGTCCATCAGCTCGACGTAGTAGTTCTCGGCGCCGAAGATGTCGCGGAACTCGGCCGCGCTCGCCACCGCCTCGTCGTACTTGCCGAGGCGCAGGTAGGTCTGCACCTCCCCCGAGGGGCACCCGGTCGTGGCGATGAGGCCCTTGCCGTAGGTGTTCAGCAGCTCACGGTCGACGCGCGGCTTGAAGTAGTAGCCCTCCAGCGAGGCGAGCGAGCCCATCCGGAAGAGGTTGTGCAGCCCGGTCGTCGAGGACGCCCACATCGTCATGTGGGTGAAGGCACCGCCGCCGGAGACGTCGTCGCCGTTCGAGCCGGCCTTGGCGTCGCCCCAGCGGACCCGCTTGCGCTCGCTGCGGTGGGTCTTGGGCGTCACGTACGCCTCGAGGCCCACGATCGGCTTGACCCCGGTCCCCTTGGACGCCTTGTGGAACTCGTAGGCGCCGAACAGGTTGCCGTGGTCGGTCACCGCGATGGCGGGCATGCCCTGCTCCTCGCACCCGGCGAAGAGGTCCTTGATGCGTGCCGCACCGTCGAGCATCGAGTACTCGGAGTGCACGTGCAGGTGCACGAAGCTGTCTGCCGTTGATGTGGGGCTGCTCATCGGAAGGACAGCCTAAGCGCGTCCGCGAGGAGTCCCCCACCACGACGCGCCCGCCCCCGCCGCGAGGGCGGGGACGGGCGCGTGCGGGCCATGACGAGGGTCACCGAGCGGCGCCGGACGGGATCCGGCTCAGCGCGGCAGGGCCTCGCTCTTGAGCTGCTTCAGCTCGGCGTAGCGGCTCGTGTCGACGGTCTTGGCCGAGCGGCCGTTGGCCGCCGGCGGCTCCGGCGCGGGGACCGGGTCGCACTTGACGTCGGAGCGGTTGCCCGACTTCCGCTTCGGGAGCTTGCCGGTGTCGAGGTAGTCCGCGATCCGGTCGTCGGTGCAGGCCACGCCGGACAGCGAACCGGCATGGGTCGTGCCGCCGACGCCCTCGATGAGCCGGGCGCCCTTGAAGCGCTTGCGGACCTCGATGGCGCCCGAGTACGGCGTCGCCGCGTCGAGCGTCTCGTTGATCAGCAGGATGCTGCCGGTCTTGTCGCCCTTGACCTTGACCGGCTTGGTCACCTGGCCCGGCCAGTGGCGGCAGGGCTCGTTGTACCAGGTGTTGCCCCAGGTCTCGAAGGGCGCGTCGACGTAGATCGACCAGGCGTCCTTCTGCCAGGTCTTCCAGCTGTCGGGCCACGAGGCGTCGGTGCACTGCACGCCGAGGTAGACCGCGTAGCCGTTGTCGGCCTGGGGGTCGGACGGGTCGAACCCGAAGTTCGCCGCGACGCCGGAGATGTCGCCGTCGTTCACGTACGCCGAGAACGCCTCCGCCAGGTCGGTCCAGCCGTAGACGTAGTAGCCGGCCGACAGGAAGACGTCGGTCCACTCGCTGCCACCGATGAGGCCGCCCTCGGCCTGCGCGGGGTCGTCGTAGAGCTTCTCCTGCGCGCGGTAGAAGGCCAGCCGGACGGCCGTCTCCGTCGTGCCGAGGCGGTAGGTGCTGTCGTGCTCGGCGACCCACGCGAACCAGGCGTTGATGGTCTTCTCGAAGGCGCGGTTCTGGTCGAGGTTGGCCTCGTACCAGACGCCGCGCGGGTCGACGACGCCGTCGAAGACGGCCCGGCGCAGACGGTCGGGGTAGAGCGTCTTGTAGACCTGGCCGAGGTAGGTGCCGTACGAGAACCCGTAGTAGTTGATCTTCTTCTCGCCGAGCGCCCGGCGGATGCTCTCCATGTCCTTGACCGAGTCGAGCGTGGTCAGGTGGTCGAGGATCGCGCCGTTGTTCGCAGCACAGGCGTCGGTGTAGGCGTTGGTGAGGTCGAACCACGTCTGCTCGACCGCCGGGCTCGAGGGCACGTAGCGGGGCCGGTCGAAGCCGCCGAAGCCCGGGTCGCAGGAGACGGCCGGCTCGGACTGGCCCACGCCACGGGGGTCGAAGCCGATCCAGTCGTAGGTCTCGCCGACCTTGTCCGGGACGTACTGCTGCAGGACCGGCAGGGTGAGCCCCGAGCCGCCCGGTCCGCCCGGGTTGGTCAGCATGACGCCCTGGTAGCGGTCGCCCTTGTGGACGAGCCGGGTAAGCGCGAGCGTGATCTTGGTGCCTCCGGGCTTGGCGTAGTCGAGCGGCACAGCCAGCCGGCCGCACTCGAAGCCGCGCTGCTGGAGCGCCGTCGAGGAGCACGTGCCCCAGTCGATCGGAGCCGGCGTGTAGGTCCTGTCCTGCTTCGCCGTGTCCACGGCGGGGGACTTGGGCGCGGCGGGCGCGGTGGGCGTGGTGGGGGCCGCCGGCGCGGCGGCGGCGGATGGACCGAGGAGGCCGCCGACCAGCAGCGCGGCGGCTGCGGTGGCGACGAGTGAGCGGCGAAGGGTCACGGAGGCTCTTCCACGAGGCGACTGGGTGAGGTCACACTCGCACAGGCCACTGACAGCCCGGAAGACCCTCAGACCGAGACGTCGGCCCGGCGCCGCTCGCGGTCGCCGTCCTCGGGGTCGCAGAGCGTGCGCCCGTCGGTGAACAGCACCCCGTCGGCGAAGCGCGCCTCGACCTTGCCGTCACCGAACTGCTCGGCGTACAGGCGGGCGTAGAGCCCGCCCGAGGCGAGGAGCTCGGCGTGGGTGCCCTGCTCGACCAGTCGCCCGTCCTCGAGGCCGAAGATCACGTCGGCGTTCTGGATCGTCGAGAGCCGGTGGGCGATGGCGATCGTCGTGCGGCCCCTCGTGGCCCGCTCCAGGGCCTCCTGGACCAGCCGCTCGGTCTCGGTGTCGAGCGCCGAGGTCGCCTCGTCGAGGATCAGCACGCGGGGGTCCATCAGGAAGACCCGGGCGATGGCGAGGCGCTGCTTCTCCCCGCCCGAGAGCCGGTAGCCGCGCTCGCCGGTGACGGTGTCGTAGCCGTCCTCGAAGCTCATGATCCGGTCGTGGATGTTCGCGTTTACCGCGGCCTGGTGGACCTCCGCCTCCGTCGCACCAGGACGGGCGTACGCGATGTTGTCGTAGACGGTGCCGTGGAAGAGGTACGGCTCCTGGGTCACCATCCCGACGGTCTCGGCGAGGGAGTCCATGGTGACCTCGCGGACGTCGACGCCGTCGACGAGCACCGCACCCTCGGTGACGTCGTAGAAGCGCGGCACGAGGTAGGTCATCGTCGTCTTGCCCGACCCCGACGGCCCCACGATGGCGGCGAGCTGGCCCG from Microlunatus sagamiharensis includes the following:
- the ybaK gene encoding Cys-tRNA(Pro) deacylase, whose translation is MAKKQAGGTPATEALTRAGVAHTLHPYEHHDGERHFGDEATAALGLDPARVFKTLVADVADTADGRSQLVVAVVPVARQLDLKALAAAVGAKRAVMADPAAAQRSSGYVLGGISPLGQRTPLPTVVDASAQDFGTIHVSGGRRGLQVELAPADLVAVTRATVAPVSR
- a CDS encoding alpha/beta hydrolase codes for the protein MTLRRSLVATAAAALLVGGLLGPSAAAAPAAPTTPTAPAAPKSPAVDTAKQDRTYTPAPIDWGTCSSTALQQRGFECGRLAVPLDYAKPGGTKITLALTRLVHKGDRYQGVMLTNPGGPGGSGLTLPVLQQYVPDKVGETYDWIGFDPRGVGQSEPAVSCDPGFGGFDRPRYVPSSPAVEQTWFDLTNAYTDACAANNGAILDHLTTLDSVKDMESIRRALGEKKINYYGFSYGTYLGQVYKTLYPDRLRRAVFDGVVDPRGVWYEANLDQNRAFEKTINAWFAWVAEHDSTYRLGTTETAVRLAFYRAQEKLYDDPAQAEGGLIGGSEWTDVFLSAGYYVYGWTDLAEAFSAYVNDGDISGVAANFGFDPSDPQADNGYAVYLGVQCTDASWPDSWKTWQKDAWSIYVDAPFETWGNTWYNEPCRHWPGQVTKPVKVKGDKTGSILLINETLDAATPYSGAIEVRKRFKGARLIEGVGGTTHAGSLSGVACTDDRIADYLDTGKLPKRKSGNRSDVKCDPVPAPEPPAANGRSAKTVDTSRYAELKQLKSEALPR
- the dnaE gene encoding DNA polymerase III subunit alpha; the protein is MSSPTSTADSFVHLHVHSEYSMLDGAARIKDLFAGCEEQGMPAIAVTDHGNLFGAYEFHKASKGTGVKPIVGLEAYVTPKTHRSERKRVRWGDAKAGSNGDDVSGGGAFTHMTMWASSTTGLHNLFRMGSLASLEGYYFKPRVDRELLNTYGKGLIATTGCPSGEVQTYLRLGKYDEAVASAAEFRDIFGAENYYVELMDHGLSIENRVRQDLLRLSRDLKLPLVATNDLHYATRAEAAAHEVLLCVQSGSTMADANRFKFDGDGYYLKSPAEMRRLFAELPEACDNTLAIAERCDISFAEGTGTYMPRFPCPPGEDETSWFVKEVETGLRRRYPGGIPDDVRRQAEFETGVITQMGFAGYFLVVADFINWAKENGIRVGPGRGSGAGSMAAYAMRITDLDPLQHGLIFERFLNPDRVSMPDFDIDFDERRRGEVIRYVTQKYGEDRVSQIVTYGTIKAKQAVKDASRVLGYPFGMGERLTKAMPPPVMGKDVPLGKLFDKEHPRYGEGGEFRSIYESDADVQKVVDTARDLEGLKRQWGVHAAGVIMSSEPLIDIIPIMRREQDGAIITQFDYPTCESLGLIKMDFLGLRNLTVLDDAVKNIKLNRGVDLVLEDLALDDPATYALLGHGDTLGVFQLDGGPMRSLLRLMRPDNFEDISAVLALYRPGPMGVDSHTNYALRKNGRQDITPIHPELEEPLKEILGTTHGLIVYQEQVMATAQKVAGYTLGQADLLRRAMGKKKKEILDAEFKPFSAGMKANGYSDAAIKALWDVLVPFSDYAFNKAHTAAYGLVSYWTAYLKANFRAEFMAALLTSVGDDKDKMAIYLGECRRMGIQVLPPDVNESEANFTPVGTDIRFGLTAVRNVGANAVDKIVVARLEQGKAPDFYSFLDVADLVVCNKRLIESLVKAGAFDSMGHTRRALMSIYESAVDGVLDLKRNSARGQDAFDFGFDPDDDEAGSSHITGVVPDLPEWDKRTKLAFEREMLGLYVSDHPLFGLEHILSTERDISIGELLSDDGPREGQVTIAGMITNVNRKTTKRGDLWAVLTVEDLEASIEVLLFPKAYDLVSTVLASDVVVRVKGRIKSDDDSVSLNASELTLPDVSEAPTGPVVISLPAVRCTPPVVAQLKTVLSAYPGTTEVRLRLQSSGRSTLMRLDSHLSVSPSGPLMADLKALLGPSCLAS